The region ATGAAATGAATCCGGCACGAGGATTCATATATTCCTATAATTAGGTATCTATATATATTTTTTATAATAAGTACCCCTTTAAATACCCCTAAAATGTTCTACCTTCCAAATAAAATTCAATAAAGGAAAACAGAACGGTATTCTAAGTTATCAATTATATGCAATCCTGCTATAATAAAATAATTTACTTTAACTCGATAGGAAGCCCCCACATATGTCTAAAGACTATAACTTACAAGCCAATCTTTCTGAGGAACTACGTTTTCTAGTCAATTGCTGTAAGAATAATCTGAGTGATGATGATACAAAAGAAATTCTCTCTTACATTAACACTCCAAGCTTAGATATGAATCCTCTAATTAGATTGGCTAATCAACACGGTGTTCTTCCTCTGGTCTATAAAACATTAAAAAAACTTCATATCGATGATCAAGAACATTTTCTCAAAGAATTAAAATCTACCTATACACAAATTGCACAAAGAAACATGCTCATGTCTGCTAAACTCATTCGCATTATGAAACTCCTTGAAAAAAACAACATAGATGCCTTAGCATTCAAAGGTCCTATTCTTTCTCAAATGGCGTATGGAGACATAACATTGCGACAATACAGTGATCTAGACATATATGTAGATAGAGAAGATATGGTTAAAATATCTAACATATTATCAAATGACCATTATGATTCACGTGTTAAAATAAAATATTTTTCCAATGAAGCATTTTTAAATGTTAATAGTGATGTTCAATTCTATCATAAAAAGGGAAGTATCCTTATTGAAATACATTGGACAGTGTTCCGCAGTGCTTTTTCGAATACTATGAAAAAAATAGATCTATGGAGTTCCCCAGAAAAAGTGCATATTCAAAACTATGAATTGAAAACTTTTAGAACAGAAACATTACTCTTATATCTATGTATGCATGGTTCAAAACATATTTGGGAACGGATAGAATGGATAGTTGATGTTGATAAATTGATTAGGACTTCAAGTAGTATTGATTGGAAAGAAGTTTATAAACTAGCGCAAACTGTAAACGGTAAAACAATGCTTGAATTAGGATTATATCTATCTTCAAATCTTTTTCATACACCGATTCCTGACGAAATAAGAGAGAAACTTAATCAAAGTAAAATAATTTCACACTTATCATCCGATGTATTAATAATGCTTAATAAGCAAGAGTATTTTTCAGATACTGAATTGCAAAAAAATTATCGACATTTTCGATTCCATCTCTCCATTAGAAACACGACAGTAGATAAAGTCAGTTTTATTATAAAAACACTACTGCCATTAAAATCCGCTGATATTGAAATCATAAATCTACCCAAGGCCCTATATTTTTTATACTATTTAATACGACCATTTAGACTAGGCATTAAATATATACAAAAAATACTAAATAGGTCCCAATAGAAAAACCTATAATCCAACAGTCGCTGTAAATTCTTTAATATCCGTATTATCATAAAAATCAATGTTCGGATACTGTTCAACCAATCTTTCTATACTAGT is a window of Sulfurovum sp. TSL6 DNA encoding:
- a CDS encoding nucleotidyltransferase family protein, producing MSKDYNLQANLSEELRFLVNCCKNNLSDDDTKEILSYINTPSLDMNPLIRLANQHGVLPLVYKTLKKLHIDDQEHFLKELKSTYTQIAQRNMLMSAKLIRIMKLLEKNNIDALAFKGPILSQMAYGDITLRQYSDLDIYVDREDMVKISNILSNDHYDSRVKIKYFSNEAFLNVNSDVQFYHKKGSILIEIHWTVFRSAFSNTMKKIDLWSSPEKVHIQNYELKTFRTETLLLYLCMHGSKHIWERIEWIVDVDKLIRTSSSIDWKEVYKLAQTVNGKTMLELGLYLSSNLFHTPIPDEIREKLNQSKIISHLSSDVLIMLNKQEYFSDTELQKNYRHFRFHLSIRNTTVDKVSFIIKTLLPLKSADIEIINLPKALYFLYYLIRPFRLGIKYIQKILNRSQ